One genomic segment of Deltaproteobacteria bacterium includes these proteins:
- the fliN gene encoding flagellar motor switch protein FliN, which translates to MAEDQDKLAAEWAAALQEQNNAEQDGGSEEDLADAWAAALQEQETSEKGSDQGLADEWAKTLADEEESKLQHEKKQKQLAAQSRNFEYKDLTGEAKAPKSEGLRKDLDFILDIPLEVSAQLGSTKLLINELLQLGQGSVIELNKLAGEPLEILVNGKLVARGEAVVINEKFGVRLTDIISPIERVKQLG; encoded by the coding sequence ATGGCCGAAGATCAGGACAAGTTGGCCGCTGAATGGGCCGCCGCATTGCAGGAACAGAATAACGCGGAACAGGATGGCGGCTCGGAAGAGGATTTGGCCGACGCCTGGGCCGCGGCCTTGCAGGAGCAGGAAACCTCGGAGAAGGGCTCGGATCAAGGTCTGGCCGACGAATGGGCCAAAACCTTGGCCGACGAGGAGGAAAGCAAGCTCCAGCATGAAAAGAAACAAAAACAACTGGCCGCCCAGAGCCGAAATTTTGAATACAAGGATTTGACGGGCGAGGCCAAGGCTCCCAAGTCCGAGGGCTTGCGCAAGGATCTTGACTTCATTCTTGATATCCCCCTGGAAGTCTCGGCCCAGCTGGGCAGTACCAAGCTTTTGATCAATGAACTTCTTCAGCTGGGGCAGGGGTCCGTCATCGAATTGAACAAGCTCGCCGGGGAGCCCTTGGAAATCCTGGTCAACGGCAAATTGGTGGCCCGTGGCGAAGCCGTGGTCATCAACGAGAAATTCGGGGTCCGTCTGACCGACATCATCAGTCCCATCGAGAGGGTGAAGCAACTTGGATAA
- a CDS encoding flagellar basal body protein FliL: protein MAAKKNETEEPTEKKKGGKLKLIIILVLLLVLLGGGGFVAWKFFLQPEGDPAAEGNATGDAAAKAKEEVPPEVVKLDPFVVNLADPMGRRYLKITMDVEVEPGVTPELNAAMVKVKDSLLLLLSSKTFSEISSMDQKIELKNEIMERLSQVVGKGKIKNIYFTEFVIQ from the coding sequence GTGGCCGCTAAAAAAAATGAAACCGAAGAACCCACCGAAAAGAAAAAAGGCGGGAAACTGAAGCTTATCATTATCCTCGTGCTGCTCCTGGTCCTGCTTGGCGGGGGTGGCTTCGTGGCGTGGAAGTTTTTTTTGCAGCCCGAGGGCGATCCGGCCGCCGAAGGGAATGCCACCGGGGACGCGGCGGCAAAAGCCAAGGAAGAAGTGCCGCCGGAAGTTGTCAAACTGGATCCTTTTGTCGTTAATCTGGCCGACCCCATGGGGCGTAGATACCTGAAGATCACCATGGACGTGGAGGTCGAGCCGGGAGTCACGCCAGAATTGAACGCCGCCATGGTCAAGGTGAAGGACAGCTTGCTTTTGCTGCTCTCCAGCAAGACTTTTTCCGAGATCAGCTCCATGGATCAGAAAATCGAGCTGAAAAACGAAATCATGGAACGGCTGAGTCAAGTTGTCGGCAAGGGCAAGATCAAAAATATCTACTTCACGGAATTTGTTATCCAGTAG
- the fliP gene encoding flagellar biosynthetic protein FliP, whose amino-acid sequence MPHFPRPWSAKIIARWPILLTSLALVFVPNLIWGADTPLIPSLSLQLSAGQAEPQKVAVALEVMALLTVLTLAPSIVLTLTSFTRIIIVFHFLRQAMGIQQMPPNQVLSGLAIFMTVVIMMPLGRTVNDTALQPYLREEIGYREALERTEQPLRSFLFKHTREKDLSVFFSISGIERPQSKDDVPTMLLIPAYMISELKTGFQIGFLIYIPFLILDMVVASILLSMGMMMLPPVMVSLPFKILLFVMVDGWNLIIGSLVNSFA is encoded by the coding sequence ATGCCACATTTTCCGAGGCCTTGGAGCGCGAAAATCATCGCGAGGTGGCCGATACTCCTGACTAGCCTGGCGCTGGTTTTTGTCCCGAATCTGATCTGGGGCGCGGATACGCCCCTCATTCCATCCCTGTCCCTGCAATTGTCGGCCGGGCAGGCCGAACCGCAAAAAGTAGCCGTCGCCCTGGAAGTCATGGCCTTGCTGACGGTGCTGACCCTGGCTCCATCCATTGTTTTGACCCTCACGTCGTTTACCCGGATCATCATTGTGTTTCATTTTTTGCGGCAAGCCATGGGAATCCAGCAGATGCCGCCCAATCAGGTCTTGTCCGGCCTGGCCATTTTTATGACGGTGGTCATCATGATGCCGCTCGGGCGGACCGTGAATGACACCGCCTTGCAACCCTATTTGCGGGAAGAGATTGGGTATCGGGAAGCGCTGGAGCGGACCGAACAGCCACTGCGTTCCTTTTTATTCAAGCATACCAGGGAAAAGGATTTGTCGGTTTTTTTCTCTATTTCCGGCATCGAGCGCCCTCAGAGCAAGGACGATGTCCCCACCATGCTGCTTATTCCAGCCTATATGATCAGTGAATTGAAAACGGGATTTCAGATTGGCTTTTTGATCTATATCCCTTTTCTTATTCTGGACATGGTCGTGGCCAGTATTCTTTTATCCATGGGTATGATGATGCTTCCGCCGGTCATGGTTTCCCTGCCGTTCAAGATTCTACTTTTTGTCATGGTGGATGGCTGGAATCTGATCATCGGCTCCCTGGTCAACAGTTTTGCGTAG
- the fliQ gene encoding flagellar biosynthetic protein FliQ gives MTPEFVIGFARQAIELTLIISLPMLGVGLGVGVFVSILQAATQIQEMTLTFVPKIIAVFLALLISFPWVMDKMISFTQEIFLNFPQYIK, from the coding sequence ATGACTCCTGAATTTGTCATTGGATTCGCTCGTCAAGCCATAGAATTGACGCTGATTATTTCCCTGCCCATGCTTGGCGTGGGTTTGGGGGTCGGAGTGTTCGTGAGTATCCTCCAAGCCGCGACCCAGATCCAAGAGATGACCCTGACCTTTGTCCCCAAGATCATCGCTGTCTTTTTGGCTTTGCTCATTTCCTTTCCCTGGGTCATGGATAAAATGATTTCCTTTACCCAGGAAATTTTTCTCAATTTTCCACAGTACATCAAATAG
- a CDS encoding flagellar biosynthetic protein FliO: protein MDNATLTGTDLGLGLASIKMAAGLLLILGLIFLGLALLRRHGFAGRVQSGGRVALRVEDRIVLGPRKQVVMVRFLNKLLLLGVTDSGITLITEADHDPHSEHATFSEALERENHREVADTPD, encoded by the coding sequence TTGGATAACGCGACATTGACGGGCACGGATTTGGGGCTTGGCCTAGCTTCGATCAAGATGGCCGCGGGTCTGCTTTTGATTTTGGGCCTGATTTTTCTGGGTCTGGCCTTGCTCAGGCGTCACGGTTTTGCCGGCAGGGTGCAGTCCGGAGGCCGGGTTGCGTTGCGGGTCGAGGATCGGATCGTCTTGGGCCCCCGCAAGCAGGTTGTGATGGTCCGCTTTTTGAATAAGCTCTTGCTGTTGGGCGTCACCGATTCCGGAATCACCTTGATCACAGAAGCAGACCATGACCCTCATTCCGAACATGCCACATTTTCCGAGGCCTTGGAGCGCGAAAATCATCGCGAGGTGGCCGATACTCCTGACTAG
- a CDS encoding LysM peptidoglycan-binding domain-containing protein, which yields MVPFAAWRRPRGLTFDQEFVLTGLFRTLLLLVVLIAAGCSAKNAPGPEQASPSLPRETTRDAGEIAGDQATEVDTEAYEPTPELEDVTEVGPLSSEERTVLDSDISFPVDLDTVENQDVQRFFHYFAHTHRTTFENWLKRARVYLPHIRERFRQEGLPEDLIYLPFVESGFNPFALSRAGASGVWQFMPRTGTMYGLAVDSWVDERRDPYKSTEAAISYLKKLYAIFGDWPLALAAYNAGEGTIGRAMEKTGRSDYLSLCAVSSDIKSETKLYVPKFLAVVKIARNLDKLGFEPIDWTVRPRSVAYVQAKGGTDLLALSKDVGLEWKAFRELNPVFRKQQAPERSVRIALPAQYVAKAKEFLRRPPKTRTEFAAYKIRPGDSWWGVAKKYGVSVASLRKANPKLSFHVGRTVRIPGKTGPTPAAKVANVEQDAKKWATKRANYVVRKGDTPWSIAKSFKMDAATLLKSNGLKTGATLSVGQKLFVPDAGAVETRAATSKAEKAREELVEYRIRPGDTLWNIAKRFNVSMLDLRKWNRLAKNDALRPGDQLKVYTR from the coding sequence TTGGTCCCGTTCGCCGCATGGAGGCGGCCCAGAGGGTTAACTTTTGACCAGGAGTTTGTTTTGACAGGACTATTTCGCACCCTCCTGCTGCTTGTCGTGCTGATCGCGGCCGGCTGTTCGGCCAAGAACGCTCCGGGGCCGGAGCAGGCCAGTCCGTCCTTGCCTCGGGAGACAACGCGGGATGCTGGCGAGATTGCCGGCGATCAAGCAACCGAAGTCGATACCGAAGCGTACGAGCCCACTCCCGAGCTGGAAGATGTCACGGAAGTTGGTCCGCTCAGTTCCGAGGAGCGGACTGTCCTGGACTCGGATATTTCGTTTCCCGTGGATTTGGATACCGTGGAAAATCAGGATGTCCAGCGCTTTTTTCACTATTTTGCCCACACCCACAGGACAACATTCGAGAACTGGCTCAAGCGGGCCAGGGTCTATCTGCCCCATATTCGCGAGCGTTTTCGTCAGGAAGGGCTGCCCGAGGATTTGATCTATTTGCCGTTTGTCGAGAGCGGTTTCAATCCTTTCGCCTTGTCGCGGGCCGGAGCCAGCGGCGTATGGCAGTTCATGCCCCGGACCGGCACCATGTATGGTCTGGCCGTTGACTCCTGGGTGGACGAACGCCGTGATCCCTATAAATCCACGGAAGCGGCGATCAGCTACCTGAAGAAGCTGTACGCGATCTTTGGCGATTGGCCCCTGGCCCTGGCCGCTTACAACGCGGGCGAGGGCACCATCGGGCGCGCCATGGAGAAAACCGGCCGCTCGGATTATCTGTCGCTGTGCGCGGTGTCTTCCGACATCAAATCGGAAACGAAGCTGTATGTTCCGAAGTTCCTGGCCGTGGTCAAGATCGCGCGCAATCTGGACAAGCTCGGTTTCGAGCCGATCGACTGGACCGTCCGGCCACGGTCCGTGGCCTACGTGCAGGCCAAGGGTGGCACGGATTTGCTTGCCTTGTCCAAGGACGTTGGCCTCGAATGGAAGGCCTTCCGCGAGCTCAACCCGGTGTTCCGCAAGCAGCAGGCGCCGGAGCGGTCCGTGCGGATCGCGTTGCCCGCGCAGTACGTGGCCAAGGCCAAGGAGTTTTTACGCCGCCCCCCCAAGACCAGAACCGAATTTGCCGCCTATAAAATCAGGCCAGGTGATTCCTGGTGGGGAGTGGCCAAGAAGTACGGCGTTTCCGTGGCCTCGTTGCGCAAGGCGAACCCGAAGCTTTCCTTCCATGTCGGACGAACCGTCCGGATTCCTGGCAAGACTGGCCCGACACCGGCGGCAAAGGTCGCCAACGTGGAGCAGGATGCCAAAAAATGGGCGACGAAACGGGCGAATTATGTCGTCCGTAAGGGGGATACGCCGTGGTCCATCGCCAAGTCCTTTAAAATGGACGCGGCCACGCTGCTCAAGTCAAACGGCTTGAAGACGGGCGCCACGCTTTCGGTCGGGCAGAAACTCTTTGTTCCCGATGCTGGTGCCGTCGAAACGCGTGCCGCGACATCCAAGGCCGAAAAAGCCCGCGAGGAATTGGTCGAATATCGGATTCGTCCTGGCGATACGTTGTGGAATATCGCCAAGCGCTTCAATGTTTCGATGTTGGATTTGCGCAAGTGGAATCGGTTGGCCAAAAACGATGCCTTGCGGCCAGGAGACCAGCTCAAGGTCTATACGCGCTGA
- the fliM gene encoding flagellar motor switch protein FliM, translating to MSKILNQDEVDALLRGISGGEIETEEETSTAEDGVVTFDLANQDRIIRGRMPVLEIINDRFSRLATSALANTMRKRVDVNPISIDMSKFGDFMRSLPVPTSINIFKIEPLRGNALLVVDTRLVFSLVENFFGGAGSQPKIEGRDFTPIEQSIITKVVKIILANLEDAWRPVHEVSIELLRSEINPQFATIVPPSDVVVVISFEVELETALGSLILALPYATIEPIRSKLYAAFQTERLEVDHAWISRFRDRLLETPVDMAVTFGTTQITGRQLLDMRVGDILLLDQDEDDMLMARIQGVVKFQGTPGFVKGNKAFKVLKEQELNY from the coding sequence ATGAGTAAGATCCTCAACCAGGATGAAGTCGATGCCTTGTTGCGTGGCATTTCCGGTGGAGAAATCGAGACCGAGGAGGAAACCTCCACGGCCGAGGACGGGGTTGTAACCTTTGATCTCGCCAATCAGGACCGGATTATCCGCGGCCGCATGCCGGTCTTGGAGATTATCAACGATCGTTTCTCCCGTTTGGCAACCAGCGCCCTCGCCAACACCATGCGCAAACGGGTGGACGTGAATCCCATTTCCATCGACATGTCCAAATTCGGGGATTTCATGCGATCCCTGCCCGTGCCGACCAGTATCAACATTTTCAAGATCGAGCCGTTGCGCGGCAACGCGTTGCTGGTGGTCGACACGCGGCTGGTGTTTTCCCTGGTGGAGAATTTTTTTGGAGGCGCGGGCTCCCAACCCAAGATCGAGGGGCGGGACTTCACGCCCATCGAGCAGTCCATCATTACCAAGGTGGTCAAGATTATCCTGGCCAATTTGGAGGATGCATGGCGTCCGGTGCACGAAGTCAGCATCGAGCTTCTGCGCTCCGAGATTAATCCTCAGTTCGCGACCATCGTTCCGCCCAGCGACGTGGTGGTTGTCATCTCTTTCGAGGTCGAGCTGGAAACAGCCCTGGGTTCCCTGATCCTGGCTTTGCCCTATGCGACCATCGAACCGATTCGATCCAAGTTGTACGCCGCCTTCCAGACCGAAAGACTGGAGGTGGACCACGCCTGGATTTCACGTTTTCGGGATCGACTTCTGGAAACACCGGTGGATATGGCCGTGACCTTCGGCACCACCCAGATCACGGGTCGTCAGCTGCTCGACATGCGGGTCGGGGATATCTTGCTTTTGGATCAGGACGAGGACGACATGCTCATGGCCAGGATTCAGGGCGTGGTCAAATTTCAGGGCACTCCCGGTTTCGTCAAGGGAAACAAGGCGTTCAAGGTGCTCAAGGAGCAGGAACTCAATTATTAG
- the rlmB gene encoding 23S rRNA (guanosine(2251)-2'-O)-methyltransferase RlmB, producing the protein MHANKQPNPYLTPGRKPVMELLATQPEIIDTIFLAEDTPGLGEIQKICREQNARFRKIPRHELDRMFAGNHQGVIARVRGRRFVDLDRLIEQASSAEFPVILALDQVQDPGNVGTLARTLHALGGVGLLFPQDRTAFLGQAAAKAAAGALDRLSLCQVVNLSRALDACAMAGLAIYGSDAGPNSQPLFKASLRLPAVLVLGNEDKGMRPNVGKRCDATLKIPIREDFDSLNVAQAGAMILTEMLRQSQG; encoded by the coding sequence ATGCACGCCAACAAACAACCCAATCCATACCTGACCCCTGGCCGCAAGCCCGTCATGGAGCTTCTGGCCACCCAACCCGAAATCATCGACACGATCTTTCTCGCCGAAGACACGCCGGGCTTGGGAGAAATCCAGAAAATCTGTCGCGAACAAAATGCGCGCTTCCGCAAAATACCGCGCCACGAGCTGGACCGGATGTTTGCTGGCAACCACCAAGGCGTCATCGCCCGGGTCCGGGGCCGTCGTTTTGTGGACCTGGACCGGCTTATCGAACAGGCATCCTCGGCCGAATTTCCCGTGATCCTGGCCCTGGATCAGGTTCAGGATCCGGGCAATGTCGGCACCCTGGCGCGGACCCTCCACGCCCTTGGCGGCGTGGGATTACTCTTCCCCCAGGACCGAACCGCGTTCCTGGGCCAAGCCGCCGCCAAGGCCGCGGCCGGGGCACTGGATCGACTGTCCCTGTGTCAGGTCGTCAATCTGTCCCGGGCACTGGATGCCTGCGCCATGGCCGGTCTGGCCATCTACGGATCGGACGCCGGGCCAAACAGTCAACCACTGTTCAAGGCCAGCCTGCGCCTGCCAGCGGTACTTGTTTTGGGGAACGAGGACAAAGGGATGCGCCCCAACGTCGGCAAACGCTGCGACGCGACGCTCAAAATCCCTATCCGGGAGGACTTCGACTCCCTCAACGTGGCGCAGGCCGGGGCCATGATCCTGACCGAAATGCTTCGCCAAAGCCAAGGATAA
- a CDS encoding flagellar motor protein MotB → MAREKKEESSGAGMGWLVTFADLMTLLLTFFVLLLSMATMDRSIMREIAVSLVGDEGLAPSKGAGKVPAKFEFIEQTLQDQEKIFENHQRLKDTLFPDEVLPKDMPRNALLNNLEVLARPEGVAIVLSEGLLFQSGQSELNESSKKLLSEFVAFLASYPVPVNIAGYTDNVPGGAKDNYVLSAERAMAVLTFFLEQGFEPERFSVSAYGPDFPLAENNSPEGRAKNRRVEILLKTTGRTYL, encoded by the coding sequence ATGGCGCGAGAAAAAAAAGAAGAAAGTTCAGGCGCGGGCATGGGCTGGCTGGTCACGTTCGCGGACCTGATGACCTTGTTGTTGACTTTTTTCGTGCTCCTCTTGTCCATGGCCACCATGGACAGATCCATCATGCGGGAAATCGCCGTCAGTCTCGTGGGGGACGAAGGGCTCGCCCCCTCGAAGGGCGCCGGCAAGGTGCCGGCGAAATTCGAGTTCATCGAGCAGACGCTGCAAGATCAAGAAAAAATTTTCGAGAATCATCAGCGTCTCAAGGACACGCTTTTTCCGGACGAGGTCTTGCCCAAGGACATGCCCCGCAACGCCCTGTTGAACAACCTGGAAGTGTTGGCCCGGCCCGAAGGCGTGGCGATTGTTCTTTCGGAAGGGTTGTTGTTTCAAAGCGGGCAGAGTGAGCTGAACGAGTCCAGCAAGAAATTGCTTTCCGAGTTCGTGGCCTTTTTGGCCAGTTATCCCGTGCCCGTGAATATCGCCGGGTACACGGACAATGTTCCCGGAGGGGCCAAGGACAATTATGTTTTGTCGGCGGAGCGGGCCATGGCTGTGTTGACGTTTTTTTTGGAGCAGGGGTTCGAGCCGGAGCGTTTTTCCGTTTCCGCTTATGGGCCGGATTTTCCGCTGGCGGAAAATAATTCGCCCGAGGGGCGCGCCAAGAATCGCCGGGTGGAAATTTTGCTGAAAACCACGGGCCGGACATATCTTTAG